The Halosimplex litoreum genome has a window encoding:
- the solA gene encoding N-methyl-L-tryptophan oxidase, producing MTPSGGRYDAIVLGVGGVGSAATYHLARRGASVLGLERFDVPHCRGSSHGRTRLLQRSLDTESTTMALADRAHDAWRALETETGRDLLTETGSLAVAVGGDDPVASARQACERHDLDYDSLSGADLAERFSGYDFPDDADALYQPDGAVVASERGVVAHVAAALDAGATVRARERVVDWEPVDGGVRVDTDRDTYRADRLVVTAGAWAARAVDALEGLLEPCRHATAWFAPSGDRSASLATGDRLPPFVATVDGENYYGLPGPDLPGMKFGRSDFRPTAPDALSDPTQADERPLRAFADEYVPGAAGPTLRLSTGLVTNSPDGRFVLDTLANGRVAVAAGLSGRGYKFAPALGEILADLSLDGETEFDISGYALDRFE from the coding sequence ATGACACCGAGCGGCGGGCGGTACGACGCGATCGTCCTTGGGGTCGGCGGCGTCGGGAGCGCGGCGACGTACCACCTCGCCCGCCGCGGCGCCTCCGTCCTCGGTCTCGAACGGTTCGACGTGCCCCACTGCCGAGGCTCCTCGCACGGGCGCACCCGACTGTTGCAGCGCTCGCTCGACACCGAATCGACGACGATGGCCCTCGCCGACCGCGCCCACGACGCCTGGCGCGCGCTCGAGACCGAGACCGGGCGCGACCTGCTGACCGAGACGGGGTCGCTGGCGGTCGCCGTCGGCGGCGACGACCCCGTCGCGAGCGCGCGCCAGGCCTGCGAGCGCCACGACCTCGACTACGACTCGCTGTCGGGCGCCGATCTCGCCGAGCGGTTCTCCGGCTACGACTTCCCCGACGACGCCGACGCGCTCTATCAGCCCGACGGCGCCGTCGTCGCCTCGGAGCGGGGAGTCGTCGCGCACGTCGCCGCGGCCCTCGACGCCGGAGCCACGGTCCGAGCGCGCGAACGCGTCGTCGACTGGGAGCCGGTCGACGGCGGCGTCCGCGTCGATACCGACCGCGACACCTACCGCGCCGACCGGCTGGTCGTCACCGCCGGCGCGTGGGCGGCACGGGCCGTCGACGCCCTCGAAGGCCTGCTCGAACCCTGCCGCCACGCGACCGCCTGGTTCGCCCCGAGCGGCGACCGGTCGGCCTCGCTCGCGACCGGTGACCGCCTCCCGCCGTTCGTCGCGACCGTCGACGGCGAGAACTACTACGGCCTGCCGGGCCCGGATCTGCCGGGGATGAAGTTCGGGCGGAGCGATTTCAGACCCACCGCACCGGACGCGCTCTCCGACCCGACCCAGGCCGACGAGCGGCCGCTGCGCGCGTTCGCCGACGAGTACGTCCCCGGCGCCGCCGGGCCGACGCTGCGACTCTCGACCGGGCTGGTCACGAACTCCCCGGACGGCCGGTTCGTCCTCGACACGCTCGCGAACGGACGCGTGGCGGTCGCGGCCGGGCTGTCCGGACGGGGCTACAAGTTCGCGCCGGCGCTGGGCGAGATCCTGGCCGACCTGTCGCTCGACGGCGAAACGGAGTTCGATATCTCGGGGTACGCGCTCGACCGGTTCGAGTGA
- a CDS encoding DUF5305 domain-containing protein: MLGCLLLAAAGGFVAYQSFTGPDTTTEERTVTTWTADDELRHGAVVQRDTRAFDAGAVLRNRSVYFSSVTPTLNGSYVFRHSGDADPATVRTDLRLVVRAVEAGEGESVLWRVSERVASERTESLAPGREFAVPYEFNVTAQSELAEQVREELGSSRGDVQVRLVADTTVSATAAGETFEGDRTATLEVTPRGDSYSVTTTTAGQRNEPVTEQVTVPVDPDPLARYGGALALVVGLVGAVLVAALDRTGRLDVDSETRETMALARERDSFGEWISTGRVPPAGDDRVVTVDSLTGLVDVAIDSERRVIEDTDSGTFVVLDGATRYEFRPDDGESGALAPVDGPGTGSAQSNGEVSADDSPTGDGAEPRSTDE, encoded by the coding sequence GTGTTGGGCTGTCTTCTGTTAGCCGCCGCCGGCGGCTTTGTCGCCTACCAGTCGTTCACCGGTCCGGACACGACGACCGAGGAGCGAACCGTCACAACGTGGACGGCCGACGACGAACTCCGGCACGGCGCGGTCGTCCAACGGGACACGCGCGCCTTCGACGCTGGTGCGGTCCTGCGCAACCGCTCGGTGTACTTCTCGTCGGTGACACCGACGCTCAACGGCAGTTACGTCTTCCGCCACAGTGGTGACGCCGACCCCGCGACCGTGCGAACCGACCTCCGACTCGTCGTCCGCGCCGTCGAGGCCGGCGAGGGCGAGAGCGTCCTCTGGCGGGTGAGCGAGCGGGTGGCATCCGAACGCACCGAGTCGCTGGCGCCCGGGCGCGAGTTCGCGGTCCCCTACGAGTTCAACGTCACGGCCCAGTCGGAGCTGGCCGAGCAGGTCCGGGAGGAACTCGGCTCCTCGCGCGGGGACGTCCAGGTCCGGCTGGTCGCCGACACGACGGTCTCGGCGACCGCGGCCGGCGAGACGTTCGAGGGCGACCGGACGGCGACGCTCGAAGTGACGCCGCGGGGCGACTCCTACAGCGTCACGACCACGACCGCGGGCCAGCGGAACGAACCAGTCACCGAGCAGGTGACCGTTCCCGTCGACCCGGACCCGCTGGCCCGCTACGGCGGGGCCCTCGCGCTCGTCGTCGGACTCGTCGGCGCGGTGCTCGTCGCGGCGCTCGACCGTACCGGCCGACTCGACGTGGACTCGGAGACGCGGGAAACGATGGCGCTCGCCCGCGAGCGCGACTCCTTCGGGGAGTGGATCTCGACGGGTCGGGTCCCACCGGCCGGCGACGACCGCGTCGTCACCGTCGACTCGCTGACGGGGCTGGTCGACGTGGCCATCGACTCCGAGCGCCGCGTCATCGAAGACACCGACTCGGGGACCTTCGTCGTCCTCGACGGTGCGACACGCTACGAGTTCCGCCCGGACGACGGCGAAAGTGGCGCGCTCGCACCCGTCGACGGTCCGGGAACGGGGTCGGCGCAGTCGAACGGCGAGGTGTCGGCCGACGACTCCCCGACCGGAGACGGAGCGGAACCGCGGTCGACCGACGAGTGA
- a CDS encoding bactofilin family protein, whose protein sequence is MGEKLTRRAALACLGSGALAMGLGSSAFTSVEASRGVAVNIADQDETALLGIADESGSAEITDSDDSTVLFELIDNVGGILEGNLSVTMVRVTQSDGTVVQNPPLTASIDETVGGADQFGVRLRCNSTTDSLGDSYRVRLQFSATADNASIDAERVTTSAFPISCESSDVVVDGKENGNIDTSGSVDVTKNSTQNGDVSANGSVSVGKNGTVNGSIDAGGIVTLTGPGSTTINGDICASSDIVVGKNVRVNGSVRSKNGSVTLEKNARVTGEVVANQSVQDNGSKVPESRISENVSNVSC, encoded by the coding sequence ATGGGTGAGAAGTTGACGCGGCGGGCGGCGCTGGCCTGTCTCGGGAGCGGTGCGCTCGCGATGGGGCTCGGCTCGTCGGCGTTCACGTCCGTCGAGGCCAGTCGGGGTGTCGCCGTTAATATCGCAGATCAGGACGAGACAGCGCTGTTGGGGATTGCCGATGAATCCGGGTCGGCGGAGATCACCGATAGCGATGACTCGACCGTCCTGTTCGAACTGATCGACAACGTTGGGGGGATCTTGGAGGGCAACCTGTCTGTTACGATGGTCCGGGTTACCCAGTCGGACGGAACGGTCGTTCAGAACCCCCCGTTGACAGCGAGTATCGACGAGACGGTCGGCGGGGCCGACCAGTTCGGTGTACGGCTCCGGTGTAATTCGACGACCGACAGTCTCGGAGACTCCTACCGTGTCCGCCTCCAATTTTCTGCGACAGCAGACAACGCGTCGATCGACGCGGAACGAGTGACCACATCCGCGTTCCCGATCTCCTGTGAGTCGAGTGATGTCGTCGTCGACGGAAAAGAGAACGGAAACATCGACACCAGTGGAAGTGTTGATGTGACGAAGAACTCGACGCAGAACGGAGATGTTTCCGCAAACGGAAGTGTTTCGGTGGGCAAAAACGGGACTGTCAACGGGAGCATCGACGCCGGGGGAATTGTCACACTCACCGGCCCAGGGAGTACGACCATCAACGGAGACATATGCGCCAGTAGCGATATCGTCGTCGGTAAAAACGTCAGGGTCAACGGTTCAGTCCGTTCGAAGAACGGATCGGTCACACTGGAAAAAAACGCCAGGGTTACCGGCGAAGTGGTCGCTAACCAGTCGGTACAGGACAACGGCTCGAAAGTACCCGAGAGCCGCATCTCGGAGAACGTCTCCAACGTCAGTTGCTGA
- a CDS encoding RodZ family helix-turn-helix domain-containing protein, with translation MVRISAAAVLCLGFALGTGAFTSGDQVVDGVFLNPANSENGDAYAELNDERQLRVELTNLNPQAITTVDDVFTISTTNHGSRVWIEHDADQDVTFYRSDTGDSIGSQNEQITLSENETVPVGLRVDAESETVVLSRITVRAEIRPTATAGPTAAPTTTVSAGPGPSTPSPTPDPTPVPTAPPTTTATPAQPTSTQAPTTAPVTTAAPTPATPTAAPGTTTAPGTTTTPTTSPTDDGPTATEDSGSTPDGTTAPPTTAPQTTSPPSTTAPAMTAPPDDGSSTQTASTPTAESDDEAPTASVPTTAPPQDDPGTSVAPGVTVSTPDDGDTEIGGFSPVQLGGAVAALAALALGLLAWGLLGSSSALVLVADAGDGLAVRPQSLTDDWYDTREDGFAFRFAETDTWVEAAGDGPVTFERAVTVTNTGDEPARVTVPDAESLSGVGLSADGVDLTADGFVLDGGESADLTLELPADFDPDGEVTLRFRRSPLD, from the coding sequence TTGGTCCGGATCTCCGCGGCTGCTGTGCTCTGTTTAGGATTTGCTCTCGGAACCGGCGCGTTCACCAGCGGCGACCAGGTCGTCGACGGTGTCTTTCTCAACCCAGCCAACTCCGAGAACGGCGACGCCTACGCCGAACTCAACGATGAGAGACAGCTCCGCGTCGAACTGACGAACCTCAACCCCCAGGCGATAACGACGGTCGACGACGTGTTCACGATATCGACGACGAACCACGGGAGTCGCGTCTGGATCGAACACGACGCGGACCAAGACGTGACGTTCTACCGCTCGGACACAGGTGACTCCATCGGGAGCCAGAACGAGCAGATCACTCTGAGCGAGAACGAGACGGTTCCGGTCGGACTGCGGGTTGACGCCGAGAGCGAGACGGTCGTGCTGAGTCGGATCACCGTCCGTGCCGAGATCAGACCGACGGCGACCGCCGGCCCGACGGCCGCTCCGACCACGACCGTCTCGGCCGGGCCGGGCCCGTCCACGCCGTCGCCGACACCCGACCCGACGCCGGTCCCGACAGCGCCGCCAACGACAACCGCGACCCCGGCGCAACCGACGAGCACCCAGGCGCCGACCACGGCTCCGGTGACCACGGCGGCGCCGACACCCGCCACGCCGACGGCCGCTCCGGGGACTACGACCGCGCCCGGGACGACGACCACACCGACGACCAGTCCGACGGACGACGGTCCGACGGCCACCGAAGACAGCGGTTCGACGCCCGACGGGACGACGGCACCGCCGACGACCGCTCCGCAGACCACGAGTCCGCCGTCGACGACCGCGCCGGCCATGACGGCCCCACCGGACGACGGGTCGTCGACTCAGACGGCATCGACGCCGACGGCCGAGTCCGACGACGAAGCGCCGACCGCCTCCGTACCAACGACCGCGCCGCCGCAGGACGATCCCGGAACGAGCGTCGCCCCCGGCGTGACGGTGTCGACCCCCGACGACGGCGACACGGAGATCGGCGGGTTCTCGCCGGTCCAGCTGGGCGGTGCCGTCGCCGCGCTGGCCGCGCTCGCGCTCGGACTCCTCGCCTGGGGCCTGCTCGGCTCGTCGTCGGCGCTCGTCCTCGTGGCCGACGCCGGAGACGGGCTGGCAGTCCGCCCGCAGTCGCTCACCGACGACTGGTACGACACGCGCGAGGACGGCTTCGCGTTCCGGTTCGCAGAGACCGACACCTGGGTCGAGGCCGCGGGCGACGGCCCCGTCACCTTCGAGCGAGCGGTGACCGTCACCAACACCGGCGATGAGCCCGCGCGGGTCACCGTCCCCGACGCCGAGTCGCTCTCCGGCGTCGGGCTCTCAGCCGACGGCGTCGACCTGACCGCCGACGGGTTCGTCCTCGACGGCGGCGAGAGTGCCGACCTGACCCTCGAACTCCCCGCCGACTTCGACCCCGACGGGGAAGTCACACTCCGGTTCCGACGGTCTCCGCTCGACTGA
- a CDS encoding signal peptidase I yields the protein MSVTLRAYAARAFEVALVVALVALVAGAVVGQPVLLSFVETGSMEPTIDTGDGFVAVPSVLAGPPSEGDVVVFRAQELQGGGLTTHRIVGETDRGYVTRGDANPFTDQDGGEPPVTEDRIVAHALQVGGDVVVIPFLGTAIVGVQDAMIGLQNAIATSVGVDAFLGPQGVGLVLFGVGIALFGLSAVLGRVEGPSRDRRRDRSRGGGLDARRATLVLLVVVLLPANAAMVVPSGVHEMTVDGDTIATAEDIAPGEQASWEYTVRNSGFVPVVVVFESTDPEVSIPQYRRALGPGGTRELSIGVTAPPPGETRTGTVREYRYLLVLPPAVIETLHDSGPVVAWSVINAVLAGGLLLLVSKTVGFGRVRTGAASRVSLWVRLRRRFG from the coding sequence ATGAGCGTGACGCTCCGGGCCTACGCTGCACGCGCGTTCGAGGTGGCACTCGTGGTCGCGCTCGTCGCGCTGGTCGCCGGAGCGGTCGTCGGCCAGCCCGTCCTCCTGAGTTTCGTCGAGACGGGCAGTATGGAGCCGACCATCGACACCGGCGACGGGTTCGTCGCCGTGCCGTCGGTCCTCGCCGGCCCGCCCAGCGAGGGCGACGTCGTCGTCTTCCGCGCCCAGGAATTGCAGGGCGGCGGACTGACGACCCACCGCATCGTCGGCGAGACCGACCGCGGCTACGTCACCCGCGGCGACGCGAACCCGTTCACCGACCAGGACGGCGGCGAGCCGCCGGTCACCGAGGACCGGATCGTCGCCCACGCGCTGCAGGTCGGCGGGGACGTCGTCGTGATCCCGTTCCTCGGGACGGCGATCGTGGGCGTGCAGGACGCGATGATCGGCCTGCAGAACGCGATCGCAACGTCGGTCGGCGTCGACGCCTTCCTCGGACCGCAAGGTGTCGGACTGGTACTGTTCGGCGTCGGGATCGCGCTCTTCGGGCTCTCCGCAGTGCTCGGCCGAGTCGAAGGACCCTCGCGTGACCGCCGTCGGGACCGCTCGCGCGGCGGCGGCCTCGACGCACGACGAGCGACGCTCGTCCTGCTCGTGGTCGTCCTGTTGCCGGCCAACGCTGCGATGGTCGTCCCCAGCGGCGTCCACGAGATGACCGTCGACGGAGACACGATCGCCACGGCCGAGGATATCGCGCCGGGAGAACAGGCCTCCTGGGAGTACACGGTCCGCAACAGCGGGTTCGTCCCGGTGGTGGTCGTCTTCGAGTCGACCGACCCCGAAGTCTCGATCCCCCAGTACCGTCGGGCGCTCGGTCCCGGTGGCACCCGCGAGCTGTCGATCGGCGTGACGGCGCCACCGCCGGGCGAGACCCGCACCGGAACTGTCCGCGAGTACCGGTACCTGCTCGTCCTGCCGCCCGCGGTGATCGAAACGCTCCACGATAGCGGCCCGGTGGTCGCCTGGAGTGTGATCAACGCCGTCCTCGCCGGTGGACTCCTCTTGCTCGTCTCGAAAACGGTCGGCTTCGGCCGCGTCCGCACGGGCGCGGCCAGCCGGGTCTCCCTGTGGGTCCGCCTGCGCCGGCGGTTCGGGTGA
- a CDS encoding SpoVR family protein has translation MSDRIEAQRIAADLEEPVDEANELARKFGLDPYEVNYWIVDYDEMNELIAYGGFQQRYPHWRWGMQYDRQQKQGQFLGGKAFEIVNNDDPSHAFLQESNTLADQKAVITHVEAHADFFANNEWFGMFAERPNAAAMLARHADAIEGFMTDPEIDRGEVEKWVDHVLTLEDNIDQHVPYEPIDTRIDLIDEHDTADVAEQLEELDLSEEVKGQVFTEEWLEAQTDEEEGATFPAQPEKDVLGFLRKHGMQYDGDAAKATEMADWQKEVLEMLRREAYYFAPQKMTKVMNEGWAAYWESAMMTGETFAGDDEFVLYADHMAKVLGSSGLNPYKLGLEIWNYVENTTNRREIVERLLRVDGVTWRNFHDTVDFERVLELVEPDAEMASVVEHLDELDPEDPRVDAGALEAAREAHSDSERASGEPASRAGEIDVETYPWKVLTYEGLAERHYSLTKPQNRGFLSRVSQEELERVSRYMFDDSRYGSVEDALADVDYARGWDRMREIRESHNDVTFLDEFLTQEFVDENEYFTYEYTQSTGDYRVTSTDYTDVKKKLMLQFTNFGKPTVVVEDGNYNNRNELLLAHQYNGVMLDLGQAEDTLKRVFELWGRPVNLKTIVKEFDEHDVEVAKRRDREPEPEEVGRLIRYDGDEVTIEELPWDAVEHLAADDIDYDTKPEEWLA, from the coding sequence ATGAGCGACCGGATCGAGGCCCAGCGCATCGCCGCGGACCTCGAAGAGCCGGTCGACGAAGCGAACGAACTCGCCCGCAAGTTCGGACTGGACCCCTACGAGGTGAACTACTGGATCGTCGACTACGACGAGATGAACGAACTCATCGCCTACGGCGGGTTCCAGCAGCGGTACCCCCACTGGCGCTGGGGCATGCAGTACGACCGCCAGCAGAAACAGGGGCAGTTCCTCGGCGGGAAGGCCTTCGAGATCGTCAACAACGACGACCCCTCCCACGCCTTCCTCCAGGAGTCGAACACCCTCGCGGACCAGAAGGCGGTGATCACCCACGTCGAGGCCCACGCCGACTTCTTCGCGAACAACGAGTGGTTCGGCATGTTCGCCGAGAGACCCAACGCCGCGGCGATGCTCGCGCGTCACGCCGACGCCATCGAGGGGTTCATGACCGACCCCGAGATCGACCGCGGCGAGGTCGAGAAGTGGGTCGACCACGTCCTCACGCTGGAGGACAACATCGACCAGCACGTCCCTTACGAGCCGATCGACACGCGGATCGACCTCATCGACGAGCACGACACCGCCGACGTGGCCGAACAGCTCGAAGAGCTCGACCTCTCCGAGGAGGTCAAAGGGCAGGTCTTCACCGAGGAGTGGCTGGAGGCCCAGACCGACGAGGAGGAGGGCGCCACGTTCCCGGCCCAACCGGAGAAAGACGTGCTCGGGTTCCTCCGCAAGCACGGCATGCAGTACGACGGCGACGCCGCCAAAGCCACGGAGATGGCCGACTGGCAGAAAGAGGTGCTGGAGATGCTCCGCCGGGAGGCGTACTACTTCGCCCCCCAGAAGATGACGAAGGTGATGAACGAGGGGTGGGCCGCCTACTGGGAGTCGGCGATGATGACCGGCGAGACCTTCGCCGGCGACGACGAGTTCGTCCTCTACGCCGACCACATGGCGAAGGTGCTCGGGTCGTCCGGGCTCAACCCCTACAAACTCGGCCTGGAGATCTGGAACTACGTCGAGAACACGACGAACCGCCGCGAGATCGTCGAGCGCCTGCTCCGCGTCGACGGCGTCACCTGGCGTAACTTCCACGACACCGTCGACTTCGAGCGGGTGCTCGAACTGGTCGAACCCGACGCCGAGATGGCCTCCGTAGTCGAACACCTCGACGAGTTGGACCCCGAGGACCCGCGGGTCGACGCCGGGGCGCTCGAAGCGGCGCGGGAGGCGCACAGCGACTCCGAACGAGCGAGCGGGGAGCCCGCGAGCCGGGCTGGCGAGATCGACGTCGAGACCTACCCCTGGAAGGTGCTGACCTACGAGGGGCTGGCCGAACGACACTACTCGCTGACCAAGCCACAGAACCGCGGGTTCCTCTCGCGGGTCAGTCAGGAGGAACTCGAACGGGTCTCGCGATACATGTTCGACGACTCGCGGTACGGCTCCGTCGAGGACGCTCTCGCCGATGTCGACTACGCCCGCGGCTGGGACCGCATGCGGGAGATCCGCGAGTCCCACAACGACGTGACCTTCCTCGACGAGTTCCTCACCCAGGAGTTCGTCGACGAGAACGAGTACTTCACCTACGAGTACACCCAGTCGACCGGCGACTACCGGGTCACCTCGACGGACTACACCGACGTGAAAAAGAAGCTAATGTTGCAGTTCACCAACTTCGGCAAGCCGACCGTCGTCGTCGAGGACGGCAACTACAACAACCGCAACGAACTCCTGCTGGCCCACCAGTACAACGGCGTCATGCTCGACCTCGGGCAGGCCGAGGACACCCTGAAACGCGTGTTCGAACTCTGGGGTCGGCCCGTCAACCTCAAGACCATCGTCAAGGAGTTCGACGAACACGACGTGGAGGTCGCGAAACGACGGGATCGGGAGCCCGAACCCGAGGAAGTGGGCCGGCTGATCCGCTACGACGGCGACGAGGTCACGATCGAGGAACTCCCCTGGGACGCCGTCGAGCACCTCGCCGCCGACGACATCGACTACGACACCAAGCCCGAGGAGTGGCTGGCCTGA
- a CDS encoding YeaH/YhbH family protein codes for MGLRDDLERYREVGEDRRQDLSEFIQYGDLGQSRPDSVRVPIKIVDLPEFAYDRRDQGGVGQGDAEEGDPVDAEPQPGDDGDEDGDPGEEGGEHEYYEMDPEEFAQELDEQLGLDLEPKGKKVIEETEGDFTDITRSGPTSTLDFERLFKQGLKRKLAMDFDRDYVREALKIDGWGPAKVFEWARGENMPVSRAWIDEAYDEIPSDERTTWASFEEMDAETERVDTAQRIRREGIDEVPFRREDERYRYPEIVEEREKNVVVVNIRDVSGSMRQKKRELVERTFTPLDWYLQGKYDNAEFVYIAHDADAWEVERDEFFGIRSGGGTRISSAYDLAAELLEEYPWSEWNRYVFAAGDSENSSNDTEEHVVPLMEQIPANLHAYVETQPSGNAINATHAEEVERSFRDADDVAVAYVSGPDDVVDAIYDILSTEDDSQ; via the coding sequence ATGGGACTGAGAGACGACCTCGAACGCTACCGCGAAGTCGGCGAGGACCGCCGACAGGACCTCTCGGAGTTCATCCAGTACGGCGACCTGGGCCAGAGCCGCCCCGATTCGGTGCGGGTCCCGATCAAGATCGTCGACCTCCCGGAGTTCGCCTACGACCGGCGCGACCAGGGCGGGGTCGGCCAGGGCGACGCCGAGGAAGGCGACCCCGTCGACGCCGAGCCCCAGCCGGGCGACGACGGCGACGAGGACGGCGACCCCGGTGAGGAGGGCGGCGAGCACGAGTACTACGAGATGGACCCCGAGGAGTTCGCCCAGGAGTTAGACGAACAGCTCGGGCTCGACCTGGAACCGAAAGGCAAGAAGGTCATCGAGGAGACCGAGGGCGACTTCACGGACATCACCCGCTCGGGCCCGACCTCGACGCTGGACTTCGAGCGGCTGTTCAAGCAAGGGCTCAAGCGCAAGCTCGCGATGGACTTCGACCGGGACTACGTCCGCGAGGCGCTGAAGATCGACGGCTGGGGCCCCGCGAAGGTGTTCGAGTGGGCCCGCGGCGAGAACATGCCTGTCTCCCGGGCCTGGATCGACGAGGCCTACGACGAGATACCGAGCGACGAACGGACGACGTGGGCGAGCTTCGAGGAGATGGACGCCGAGACCGAACGGGTCGACACCGCCCAGCGCATCCGCCGGGAGGGCATCGACGAGGTGCCCTTCCGCCGGGAGGACGAGCGCTACCGCTACCCCGAGATCGTCGAGGAGCGCGAGAAGAACGTCGTCGTCGTCAACATCCGCGACGTGTCCGGGTCGATGCGCCAGAAGAAACGGGAACTGGTCGAGCGGACGTTCACCCCCCTCGACTGGTACCTCCAGGGCAAGTACGACAACGCCGAGTTCGTCTACATCGCCCACGACGCCGACGCCTGGGAGGTCGAGCGCGACGAGTTCTTCGGCATCCGCTCCGGTGGCGGCACCCGCATCTCCAGCGCGTACGACCTGGCCGCCGAGCTGCTGGAGGAGTACCCCTGGAGCGAGTGGAACCGCTACGTCTTCGCGGCGGGCGACTCCGAGAACTCCAGCAACGACACCGAAGAGCACGTCGTCCCACTGATGGAGCAGATCCCGGCGAACCTCCACGCGTACGTGGAGACCCAGCCGAGCGGGAACGCGATCAACGCGACCCACGCCGAGGAGGTCGAGCGCAGCTTCCGCGACGCCGACGACGTGGCAGTCGCCTACGTCTCCGGGCCGGACGACGTGGTCGACGCTATCTACGACATCCTCAGCACGGAGGACGACTCACAATGA